In a single window of the Rhopalosiphum padi isolate XX-2018 chromosome 1, ASM2088224v1, whole genome shotgun sequence genome:
- the LOC132932014 gene encoding serine/threonine-protein kinase polo-like, whose protein sequence is MSSRPKEEEVRIPDVIYDNKTNKKYQKGNFLGKGGFAKCYEIVDLKTKEIFAGKIVSKKYLLKHNQKDKMTQEIHIHKMLKHINIVTFHSFFEDNDFVYIVLELCRKRSMMELHKRRKTLTEPETRYYVFQILEGTLYLHNQGIIHRDLKLGNLFLNDEMEVKIGDLGLAARIEYDGQRKKTLCGTPNYIAPEILSKTGHSFEVDVWSIGCIMYTLLVGKPPFETNSLKETYARIARCDYSLPPHLNKNASSLINKMLQYDPKKRPCVSDIMKADFFTTGYMPKKLPASCLTMAPRFDSINYRESISNRRPLNELNSPKAAIIKVASKPQDPVNKLPMFNIPNKPTTGNGVSSNDCKEYMMSLERELGNLLKCKPTMKGLKNMEENTDPAAQPLIWVSKWVDYSDKYGFGYELSDDCVGVMFNDFTRIVLLANLKDVHYIERNGSEQYHTTEHTPPALEKKMKLLMYFRRYMNDHLIKAGADILAKDADQLSRTPYMYQWYRSTSSVIMQLTNGTLQINFTDHTKVILCPLMNAVTFIENNVFRTYRFNTIAEHGCSPELGKCLEYAHKKIGSILKDNPV, encoded by the exons ATGTCGTCTAGACCAAAAGAAGAAGAAGTCCGAATCCCGGACGTGATTTACGACAACAAGACCAACAAGAAATATCAAAAAGGCAATTTTCTCGGAAAG gGAGGTTTTGCAAAATGTTATGAAATTGTTGATTTGAAAACCAAGGAAATCTTTGCTGGGAAAattgtttctaaaaaatatttattgaaacacaATCAAAAAGATAAAATGACACAAGAAATACATATTCACAAGATGttgaaacatataaatatcGTTACTTTTCATAGTTTCTTTGAGGATAATGactttgtttatattgttttggaACTTTGCCGAAAAAGATCTATGATGGAGCTGCAtaa GAGAAGAAAAACTCTTACAGAACCGGAAACACGTTACTATGTATTTCAAATTCTTGAAGGgacattatatttacataatcagGGCATTATTCACCGTGATCTGAAAttaggaaatttatttttaaatgatgaaaTGGAAGTGAAAATAGGAGATTTGGGTTTAGCTGCTAGAATTGAATATGACGGACAGCGTAAAAA AACATTATGTGGTACTCCAAATTATATTGCTCCAGAGATTCTTAGCAAGACTGGTCATAGTTTTGAAGTTGATGTTTGGTCCATAGGTTGTATAAT gtACACACTATTAGTTGGCAAACCACCATTTGAAACAAACTCTCTGAAAGAAACATATGCCAGAATTGCCCGATGTGATTATAGCTTACCACCCCATTTAAATAAGAATGCCAGttcattgataaataaaatgctTCAATATGATCCTAAAAAACGTCCTTGTGTTTCTGATATAATGAAAGCTGATTTCTTTACTACTGGTTATATGCCTAAAAAATTACCTGCATCATGTCTTACAATGGCTCCTCGTTTTGATTCTATCAATTACAGAGAATCAATTTCGAATCGCAGACCACTCaatg aactCAACAGCCCCAAAGCTGCTATCATTAAAGTTGCTTCTAAACCTCAAGATCCAGTTAATAAATTGCCAATGTTTAATATTCCAAATAAACCAACTACTGGAAATGGTGTTTCATCCAATGATTGTAAAGAATATATGATGTCCCTCGAAAGAGAATtgggaaatttattaaaatgtaaacctACCATGAAAGGATTGAAGAATATGG AGGAAAACACTGATCCAGCCGCTCAGCCTCTTATTTGGGTTAGTAAATGGGTGGACTATTCCGATAAATATGGATTTGGATATGAATTGTCTGATGATTGTGTTGGTGTTATGTTCAATGATTTTACCAGAATAGTACTTTTAGCCAATCTAAA agaTGTCCATTACATAGAAAGAAATGGATCAGAACAATACCATACAACTGAACATACCCCACCagcattagaaaaaaaaatgaagttattAATGTACTTCAGGCGTTATATGAATGATCATCTTATTAAAGCGGGCGCTGATATATTAGCAAAAGACGCTGACCAATTGAGTCGTACCCCATATATGTACCAGTGGTATAGATCTACTTCATCAGTTATTATGCAACTTACTAACGGCACTTTACAA atcAACTTCACAGATCATACAAAAGTAATATTGTGTCCGTTAATGAATGCTGTAAcctttattgaaaataatgttttccgCACATACCGTTTTAATACAATTGCTGAACATGGTTGTAGCCCTGAATTAGGAAAATGCTTGGAATATGCTCACAAAAAAATTGGATCAATATTAAAAGATAACCCAGTTTAA
- the LOC132930262 gene encoding eukaryotic translation initiation factor 3 subunit C encodes MSRFFATGSDSESDTSSEEEQVIRQPTANFTFSDDEEDTKRIVRSLKEKRYEELTMTIKQIRNHKKIKDMSSLLTSFEELTRAYTKAFNAVILKEENGIAPRFFVRCLVEMEDFINDVWDDRVGRKNLSKNNSKSLASLRQKFRKYVKDFESDLAKFRENPDLPDQEEDQKEDEDVDSDESESEDEAPAASFKKTEEKIPKVPKGGDSDSDDSFDWGSDSESSSSSSEDEGQYQSIRERFLKKSTDKDDEEKKEKKKERKEKPKKLKREEEEESDSEWQKVRRGVAIPSEKPKMFAKDAEITPEAVLRKLTEVIAARGKKRTDRREQIELLHELLLISEAHSLGLGLRVKIKMSIISSIFDYNPKVSDAMKPEIWTKLLDCIVELLDLILPVKDTIFIGESVAEDAETLDKPTFRVRGCVLTIVERLDEEFTKLLKECDPHSNDYVQRLKDEKRVCEIIDKVQLFLEHQNIEAEVCRIYMRKIDHLYYKFDPLVLKQKKGEILASHKTNVQIMENLCKYIYDKDSTDRLRTRAILCHVYHHALHDNWFQARDLVLMSHLQETIQHSDPATQILYNRTMAHIGLCAFRQGNIKDAHNCLVDLMMTGKVKELLAQGLLPQRQHERSKEQEKVEKQRQMPFHMHINLELLECVYLVSAMLIEIPYMAAHEFDARRRMISKTFYQQLRSSERQSLVGPPESMREHVVAASKAMRNGNWSASRNFIINEKMNAKVWELFYESDRVRDMLERLIKEESLRTYLFTYSHVYNSISMKTLSEMFELPKSTTHSIISKMIINEELMASLDDPTQTVVMHRSEPSRLQSLALQLADKVNNFVDSNERIFEMKQGNFFPRGGNQNQGQYRQNFGRQGGGGHGGHGGHGGHGGHGGHGGHGGQDWNRQRRDNRNNY; translated from the exons ATGAGTAGATTCTTTGCAACCGGCTCGGATTCCGAGTCCGATACATCATCCGAAGAAGAACAGGTTATCCGCCAACCAACTGCGAATTTCACT TTCAGTGATGATGAAGAAGATACAAAACGTATTGTACGGTCACTTAAAGAAAAGCGATATGAAGAGTTGACAATGACAATTAAGCAGATcagaaatcataaaaaaatcaaagataTGAGTAGCTTACTGACTA GCTTTGAGGAACTAACCCGTGCATACACTAAAGCATTCAATGCAGTCATATTAAAAGAAGAAAATGGAATAGCACCACGGTTTTTTGTCCGCTGCTTAGTTGAAATGGAAGATTTTATTAATGATGTCTGGGATGATCGAGTTGGAcgtaaaaatttatcaaaaaataactcTAAAAGTTTGGCTTCCCTTAGACAAAAATTTAGGAAGTATGTAAAAGATTTTGAGAGTGATTTGGCTAAATTCAGAGAAAATCCTGATCTCCCAGATCAAGAAGAAGACCAAAAAGAAGATGAAGATGTAGATTCAGATGAAAGTGAAAGTGAAGATGAAGCTCCGGCTGCTTCTTTCAAGAAAACTGAAGAAAAAATACCTAag gtacCAAAAGGCGGTGATTCTGACAGTGACGATTCATTTGATTGGGGCAGTGATTCAGAAAGCTCTTCTTCAAGCAGTGAAGATGAGGGCCAATATCAGAGTATCAGAGAAAGATTTTTGAAAAA atCAACTGACAAAGACGATGAGGAAAAGAAAGAGAAGAAAAAGGAACGCAAAGAAAAACCTAAAAAACTTAAACGCGAAGAAGAGGAAGAAAGTGATTCAGAATGGCAAAAGGTGCGAAGAGGAGTTGCTATCCCGTCG GAAAAACCCAAAATGTTTGCTAAAGATGCAGAAATTACTCCAGAAGCTGTTTTACGTAAATTAACTGAAGTTATTGCTGCCCGTGGAAAGAAGCGTACTGATCGAAGGGAACAAATTGAACTGTTGCACGAATTGTTATTGATTTCAGAAGCTCATAGTTTAGGACTTGGATTaagagtaaaaattaaaatgtcaattatTTCTTCTATTTTTGATTACAATCCTAAAGTATCTGATGCTATGAAACCAGAAATTTGGACCAA attattggaTTGTATCGTTGAACTTCTGGACTTAATTCTCCCCGTTAAAGATACAATATTCATTGGAGAATCGGTAGCAGAAGATGCTGAGACATTGGACAAGCCTACTTTTAGAGTACGAGGATGTGTGCTTACAATTGTTGAACGGTTAGATGAAGAATTCACAAAACTTTTGAAAGAATGTGATCCTCACAGTAATGATTATGTACAAAG attgaaGGATGAAAAACGCGTGTGTGAAATCATTGACAAAGTTCAACTGTTCTTGGAACACCAAAATATTGAGGCGGAAGTCTGTCGTATTTATATGCGTAAAATTGACCATCTCTACTATAAGTTTGATCCACTCGTATTAAAGCAAAAGAag ggaGAAATTCTTGCATCACATAAAACAAATGTTCAAATAATGGAGaacttatgtaaatatatttatgacaaaGATTCTACAGATCGTTTAAGAACGAGGGCAATTTTGTGCCATGTTTATCATCATGCTTTACACGATAATTGGTTTCAAGCAAGAGATTTAGTGCTTATGTCTCATTTACAAGAAACAATTCAGCACTCTGATCCTGCCACtcag attcTTTATAATCGTACCATGGCACATATTGGCTTGTGTGCATTTCGTCAAGGCAACATTAAAGATGCTCACAACTGTTTGGTTGATCTAATGATGACCGGTAAAGTGAAAGAGTTATTAGCCCAGGGATTATTACCACAA AGACAACATGAACGTAGCAAAGAACAAGAAAAAGTAGAAAAACAAAGACAAATGCCTTTCCATATGCATATTAATTTAGAACTCTTGGAATGCGTTTACCTGGTATCAGCTATGCTTATTGAAATTCCATACATGGCTg CTCATGAATTTGATGCTCGTCGACGTATGATTTCCAAAACATTTTACCAACAATTGCGTTCCAGTGAACGTCAGTCTTTAGTTGGCCCTCCAGAATCGATGAGGGAACATGTTGTTGCTGCTAGTAAAGCAATGAGAAATGGAAATTGGTCTGCATCAcgcaattttattatcaatgaaaAAATGAATGCCAAG GTATGGGAATTGTTCTATGAAAGTGATAGAGTGAGAGATATGTTAGAACGTTTGATAAAAGAAGAATCTTTGCGTACATACCTGTTTACATATTCTCATGTTTATAACTCTATTTCAATGAAGACATTATCAGAGATGTTTGAACTCCCAAAAAGCACCACTCACTCTATCATTtcgaaaatgattattaatgaaGAATTAATGGCTTCTCTTGATGATCCCACTCAAACAGTCGTAATGCATCGTAGTGAACCTAGTAGGTTACAATCACTTGCTCTGCAATTAGCTGATAAAGTTAATAACTTTGTGGACTCCAATGAAAGAATTTTTGAAATGAAAcaag GAAACTTTTTCCCAAGAGGAGGTAATCAAAACCAAGGACAATACAGACAAAACTTTGGCCGACAAGGTGGTGGAGGACATGGTGGACACGGCGGGCATGGTGGTCACGGTGGCCATGGGGGACATGGTGGACACGGGGGACAGGATTGGAATAGACAACGACGAGATaaccgtaataattattaa